One window of Nicotiana tomentosiformis chromosome 11, ASM39032v3, whole genome shotgun sequence genomic DNA carries:
- the LOC138901991 gene encoding uncharacterized protein, which yields MEPKKKARTGQSANVTPGVTVGPIIDNVGEHPRSENISPVTTLPDCTTIDQPAPVPTPTEGATVPPTDILVPPPNPASDSRVSDVDLRGAIQMLAQIVASQAQRSNVTPTSSSQPGDSTSSRVNRFLQLDPLVSTGTNPEEDPQDFVDEMHKTLRVMRATESEAVEFASYCLKEVAYSWFEL from the coding sequence atggaaccgaagaagaaggcaagaactggccaaagtgccaatgtcaccccaggagtgacagttggcCCTATAATTGATAAtgtgggtgagcacccgaggagtgagaatatttctccagttactacactgcctgactgtACTACAATTGATCAgcccgcacctgtccctacacctactgagggtgcaacggtccctccaactgatatactaGTTCCACCCCCAAATCCAGCTTCCGATTCtcgtgtttctgatgttgatcttaggggagccatacagatgttggctcagatagtggcttcccaggcccagaggtcaaatgttacacccacttcttccagtcagccaggggattctactagttccagggtgaacaggtttctccaatTGGATCCTCTAGTAtccacgggtactaacccagaggaagatccccaggacttcgttgatgagatgcacaagactctccgagttatgcgtgctactgagtcagaggcagtggaattcgcctcctactgcctgaaagaggtggcatattcttggtttgaactatag
- the LOC138901992 gene encoding uncharacterized protein, protein MSIRAELTRAHQDQTDLIKRVQEKAKLVEQLCEEAKIKEAETLSVKGESLARSQKVEELETRLTAELARATSEEEALVASFRANAEAVNTRAKKLSNAAEVRLSRVAEHARLQSRRETLEEVHARGFDLTADIESAKILEDEARALLSDGEDSASESESGGDEDEAPEDAAPEAD, encoded by the exons atgagCATTCGAGCAGAGCTGACAAGAGCtcatcaagatcagaccgatctcaTCAAAcgg GTTCAGGAGAAGGCCAAATTAGTTGAGCAGCTTTGTGAAGAGGCCAAGATAAAAGAGGCAGAAACTTTGAG TGTGAAGGGGGAGAGTTTGGCCCGATCCCAGAAGGTTGAAGAGCTCGAGACTCGATTGACTGctgagcttgcaagggccacatccGAGGAAGAGGCGCTTGTGGCCTCCTTCCGAGCCAACGCTGAAGCCGTTAACACTCGGGCAAAGAAACTTTCTAACGCTGCAGAGGTTAGATTGTCAcgtgttgccgagcatgctaggcTCCAATCTCgaagagagactcttgaggaggtacatgctcgtggcttcgacctcACGGCTGATATCGAGAGTGCGAAAATTTTGGAGGACGAGGCCAGAGCTTTGCTTTCTGATGGTGAAGACTCAGCGAGTGAATCCGAGAGCggaggagatgaagatgaagctcccgaagatgcggctcccgaggcagactag